The Flavobacterium sp. 123 genome contains a region encoding:
- the porU gene encoding type IX secretion system sortase PorU, which yields MKKTLLVYLILFPFVSFAQINGSITIEWLEKKEISFGNYSINIPQFSGNNYHFDSAEKTLFYTLEIKGSKSVNENNIQISNIVYEPIQASELGDLNIQNIPKTPNPLLRTILSRDIQQSFLTVSPIIKTDFGYQRIKSFSYTIKENTAKTSESNRNKSSLSNSVLASGEWYRFYIEKSGVYKISRDFLQQLGINPTNIDPRKIKIFGNGGRMLPLTNSNFYPSDLVENAIEIAGESDGVFNNEDFILFYGEGVDTWNDESQTVNNLYDTKSYYYITIQGEDGKRILEATQPSGNASLSLTSFDTSQYHELDLENIAHLGRQWFGETFDINQEQEFEFNFPNLDPTTPVRLSLTTASAAYTPTAFKISANGQQVGTIPFQAMNPNSDVAFFLGSLPNNISFTGTENIKIKLSYDNNGVPGSKGYLDYIKLLAKSKLQGYGKQFHFQYDLSSSSSGIVDYKIANASGISEIWDVTDIYNATKIENADQNSFSFKANLGEVRKYIAIDKSDYYTPLKESKTKISNQNLKGTLFKNEQGEFQDIDYVIISPAILTNQAEKLANFHRTHSNLNVKVISLESIYQEFASGKQDISAIRNCIKYIYDNASSQEKRIKYINLFGDSSYDFKNRIPNNTNIVPIYHSLISNTSGEASFASDDFFGLMDDNEGNINSFFGGIDIAVGRMLVNNNLQADEMVNKVIEYNDSKSYGSWRNNITLISDDSDISSDATLQSRQNNLADVITAEKPFLNTNKIILDSYIQEASAGGFRYPKARTDFFNAFEKGALIFNYLGHGGEDGLSAERIWEKSDGKNLTNQYKYPLFITITCEFSRFDNPSRPTAGEYTYWNPKGGAIAMITTIRSINQLSAENFNDLLAKNLLSYGTNQYTSIAEALRISKNSNPNSSTNVIFYIGDPALMLAIPKPKVILTKVNDIPISQPIDDFKSLSKMKLSGEVTDENNNLLSNYTGEIATTVFDKTVSRITLNNDGHSPAIPFTVLGETIFRGNASVTNGQFEFSFVVPRDIQIPLANGRISFYAKNNQQLENQTGYNNSIKIGGINENATVDNISPRVKLYMNSENFVSGGTTNASPYLLAILEDESGINTASGIGHDIIAILDGDSNNTYVLNDYYQTKLDDYTNGTLRFPLRNLAAGLHTLSFKAWDVYNNPITVEIQFVVVGNETLTLTHVLNYPNPFVNYTEFWFNHNRPFEPLEVQVQVMTITGKVVWTKNQIITTEGFLSKEITWDGKDDFGDKIGKGVYIYKLTVTSSLTNTKSEKFEKLVIL from the coding sequence ATGAAAAAAACACTGCTGGTTTATTTAATCTTATTCCCTTTTGTTTCTTTTGCTCAAATTAATGGCAGCATCACTATTGAATGGCTTGAAAAAAAAGAGATCTCTTTTGGCAATTACTCCATAAACATCCCTCAGTTTTCAGGGAATAATTATCACTTTGACTCTGCCGAAAAAACTCTTTTTTACACTCTTGAAATAAAAGGATCGAAATCAGTTAACGAGAATAACATTCAAATTAGCAACATAGTTTATGAACCAATTCAAGCATCCGAACTAGGCGATTTAAACATCCAAAATATTCCCAAAACCCCAAATCCGTTATTGCGAACAATCCTCTCAAGGGATATTCAACAATCCTTTCTAACTGTTTCTCCAATAATCAAAACTGATTTTGGATACCAACGAATAAAATCCTTTTCTTATACTATAAAAGAAAATACTGCTAAGACTTCTGAATCCAACAGAAACAAAAGCAGCTTATCAAATTCTGTTTTAGCAAGTGGTGAATGGTATCGTTTTTACATTGAAAAATCAGGTGTTTATAAAATATCGCGAGATTTTTTACAACAATTAGGTATTAATCCAACTAACATTGACCCTCGAAAAATAAAAATTTTCGGAAACGGTGGCCGAATGTTACCGCTAACGAACAGCAATTTCTACCCTTCTGATTTAGTAGAAAATGCTATCGAAATAGCTGGAGAAAGTGACGGCGTATTCAACAACGAAGACTTTATCCTTTTCTACGGAGAAGGCGTTGACACATGGAATGACGAAAGCCAAACCGTCAACAACTTATACGACACTAAATCCTATTATTATATAACCATTCAAGGCGAAGATGGAAAAAGAATTCTCGAAGCTACTCAACCTTCAGGAAATGCTTCTTTAAGCTTAACTTCTTTTGACACCTCTCAATATCATGAATTAGATCTTGAAAACATAGCACATTTAGGCCGTCAATGGTTTGGAGAAACATTCGATATAAATCAAGAGCAAGAATTTGAGTTTAATTTTCCAAATTTAGACCCAACAACACCTGTTAGATTAAGCCTAACAACAGCATCCGCAGCATATACGCCTACCGCATTTAAAATAAGTGCCAATGGACAGCAAGTAGGAACAATTCCATTTCAAGCAATGAATCCAAATTCAGATGTTGCCTTTTTTTTAGGCTCATTGCCAAACAACATTTCATTTACAGGAACCGAAAACATTAAAATAAAACTAAGTTATGACAACAATGGAGTTCCTGGCTCAAAAGGATATCTTGACTATATCAAACTCCTTGCAAAAAGCAAACTTCAAGGTTATGGCAAACAATTTCATTTTCAATATGATTTATCTAGCTCAAGCTCAGGAATTGTAGATTATAAAATAGCCAACGCATCCGGAATTTCTGAAATATGGGATGTGACAGATATTTATAATGCCACAAAAATTGAAAATGCAGATCAAAATTCATTTTCTTTCAAAGCAAATCTCGGCGAAGTACGAAAATACATTGCCATTGACAAATCAGATTATTACACACCATTAAAAGAAAGTAAAACTAAAATCAGCAATCAAAATTTAAAAGGCACACTTTTCAAAAATGAACAAGGAGAATTTCAAGATATTGATTATGTTATTATTTCGCCAGCTATACTTACAAATCAAGCCGAGAAATTAGCGAATTTTCATCGAACACATTCTAATTTGAATGTAAAAGTCATTAGTCTTGAATCTATTTATCAAGAATTTGCTTCTGGAAAACAAGATATTTCCGCCATTCGAAACTGCATCAAGTACATTTATGACAATGCATCTTCGCAAGAAAAAAGAATTAAATATATCAATCTCTTTGGAGACAGTTCTTATGATTTCAAAAACCGAATTCCTAACAACACTAACATCGTTCCTATATACCATTCTTTGATAAGCAACACCTCTGGCGAAGCTTCTTTTGCCTCAGATGACTTTTTCGGACTAATGGATGACAACGAAGGAAATATTAATTCGTTTTTTGGAGGAATTGACATTGCTGTTGGGCGAATGCTTGTGAACAACAACCTTCAAGCTGATGAAATGGTCAATAAAGTAATTGAATATAATGATTCAAAATCTTACGGAAGTTGGAGAAACAACATTACATTAATTAGCGATGATTCTGATATCAGCTCCGATGCCACTTTGCAAAGCAGACAAAATAATCTCGCTGATGTTATTACCGCTGAAAAACCTTTTTTAAACACCAACAAAATAATACTAGACTCTTATATTCAAGAAGCTTCGGCAGGTGGATTTAGATATCCAAAAGCTAGAACTGATTTTTTTAATGCTTTCGAAAAAGGAGCCTTAATTTTTAATTATTTGGGACACGGTGGCGAAGACGGATTATCTGCAGAACGAATCTGGGAAAAATCTGACGGAAAAAACTTAACCAACCAATACAAATATCCTTTATTTATAACAATCACCTGTGAATTCTCTCGTTTTGATAATCCATCCAGACCAACTGCGGGTGAATACACGTATTGGAATCCAAAAGGAGGTGCTATTGCAATGATTACAACCATTCGTTCCATTAATCAACTTAGCGCTGAAAATTTCAATGATTTGCTTGCAAAAAATTTATTATCCTACGGCACAAATCAATACACATCGATTGCCGAAGCATTACGTATTTCTAAAAACAGTAATCCAAACAGTTCTACTAATGTAATTTTTTACATTGGCGATCCCGCATTGATGTTAGCTATACCAAAACCAAAAGTAATACTGACAAAAGTAAATGACATCCCAATTTCGCAACCCATAGATGATTTCAAATCACTTTCAAAAATGAAATTATCAGGCGAAGTAACTGATGAAAACAACAATTTATTATCGAATTATACGGGCGAAATAGCCACAACAGTTTTTGATAAAACGGTTTCGAGAATAACCTTAAATAACGACGGACATAGCCCTGCAATCCCATTTACGGTTTTAGGAGAAACTATTTTCAGAGGAAATGCTTCTGTCACAAATGGACAATTTGAATTTAGTTTTGTAGTACCTAGAGATATCCAGATTCCTTTAGCAAACGGACGAATTAGCTTTTATGCTAAAAACAACCAACAATTAGAAAATCAAACAGGCTATAATAACTCGATAAAAATAGGTGGAATAAACGAAAATGCTACTGTGGACAATATAAGTCCAAGAGTTAAGTTATATATGAATAGTGAAAATTTTGTTTCTGGAGGAACAACGAATGCATCTCCTTATTTATTGGCTATTCTTGAAGATGAAAGTGGCATCAATACCGCTAGTGGCATTGGACATGATATTATAGCGATTTTAGACGGAGATAGTAATAACACATATGTATTAAATGATTATTATCAAACTAAACTAGATGATTATACTAACGGAACACTTCGGTTTCCATTACGAAATTTAGCTGCTGGTTTACACACATTATCATTCAAAGCTTGGGATGTTTACAACAATCCCATAACTGTAGAAATACAATTTGTTGTTGTAGGAAATGAAACATTAACATTGACACATGTTCTAAATTACCCCAATCCATTTGTCAATTATACCGAGTTTTGGTTTAATCACAACAGACCTTTTGAACCTTTAGAAGTTCAAGTACAGGTCATGACCATAACAGGCAAGGTCGTTTGGACAAAAAATCAAATAATTACAACGGAAGGTTTTCTATCAAAAGAAATCACTTGGGATGGCAAGGATGATTTTGGTGATAAAATTGGAAAAGGAGTTTACATTTATAAACTTACTGTTACATCAAGCCTGACGAATACAAAAAGCGAAAAGTTTGAAAAACTTGTAATCCTTTAA
- the gldJ gene encoding gliding motility lipoprotein GldJ, with amino-acid sequence MKVNKIMTLRLMLSMMLIVGLASCSKKSSSKNASRATGWNVDSKKAGANKKQEAGPGLVFVEGGTFTMGKVQDDVMHDWNNTPTQQHVQSFYMDETEVTNFMYLEYLDWLKKVYPPTDDNYKKIYEGASPDTLVWRNRLGYNETMTNNYLRHPSYADYPVVGVNWIQAVEFSNWRTQRVNEALLEKNGYLKKNAKTLDVTAESNFDTETYLNSPTLAYGGNEEIVLKGKKGGKKAPKAGKDGKVIEQKNIYAQRSSGIILPEYRLPTEAEWEYAAAADVGQREYNIYKGQKKYPWSGSYTRSGKRQNRGDQLANFKQGNGDYGGIAGWSDDGADITNAVKKYPANDFGLYDMAGNVAEWVADVYRPIIDNEANDFNYFRGNLYTKNKIGEDGKIEIVTKDNMKYDTLSNGKIVARNFPGQIAKVPVDEQETYLRQNFDKSNNINYRDGDKQSTRYFDFGSSESETEKQKQEKIMYNSPKHNVTTDSLGRMVRKYDKSNKRTTLINDEVRVYKGGSWRDRAYWLDPAQRRYFPQDMATDYIGFRCAMSRLGAKSDKRKSARN; translated from the coding sequence ATGAAAGTAAACAAGATTATGACCTTACGATTGATGTTATCAATGATGTTGATTGTAGGTTTAGCAAGTTGTAGCAAAAAATCCAGTTCGAAAAATGCCTCAAGAGCAACTGGATGGAATGTAGATAGCAAGAAAGCTGGAGCAAATAAAAAGCAAGAAGCTGGCCCAGGTTTAGTCTTTGTAGAGGGAGGGACTTTTACTATGGGTAAAGTTCAAGACGATGTTATGCATGATTGGAATAATACTCCAACTCAACAACACGTTCAGTCTTTTTATATGGATGAAACTGAAGTTACTAATTTTATGTATCTTGAATACTTAGATTGGTTGAAAAAAGTATATCCACCTACAGATGATAATTACAAGAAAATTTATGAAGGAGCTTCGCCAGATACTTTAGTTTGGAGAAACAGATTAGGATACAATGAAACTATGACAAATAATTACTTGAGACACCCGTCTTATGCTGATTATCCTGTTGTAGGTGTTAATTGGATTCAAGCAGTTGAATTTAGCAATTGGAGAACACAACGTGTTAATGAAGCGCTTTTAGAGAAAAACGGTTACCTTAAAAAGAATGCTAAAACACTAGATGTTACAGCAGAAAGTAACTTTGATACTGAGACCTATTTGAATTCACCAACATTAGCTTATGGTGGAAATGAAGAAATTGTTCTTAAAGGTAAAAAAGGAGGTAAAAAAGCGCCTAAAGCTGGTAAAGACGGAAAAGTGATTGAGCAAAAAAATATTTATGCACAACGTTCTTCTGGAATTATCTTACCTGAATATAGATTGCCTACTGAAGCAGAATGGGAATATGCAGCTGCAGCAGACGTTGGTCAAAGAGAATATAACATCTATAAAGGACAGAAAAAATATCCTTGGTCTGGTAGTTATACTCGTTCTGGTAAAAGACAAAACAGAGGAGATCAATTGGCTAATTTCAAACAAGGAAATGGTGATTATGGTGGAATAGCTGGATGGTCTGATGACGGTGCAGATATCACTAATGCTGTGAAAAAATATCCAGCAAATGATTTTGGATTATATGATATGGCTGGTAACGTAGCGGAATGGGTTGCGGATGTTTACAGACCTATCATCGATAATGAAGCTAATGATTTCAATTATTTCAGAGGAAATTTATACACTAAAAATAAAATTGGCGAGGATGGTAAAATCGAAATTGTTACTAAAGACAACATGAAATATGATACCCTAAGTAATGGTAAAATTGTTGCTAGAAACTTTCCAGGTCAAATTGCTAAAGTTCCTGTTGATGAACAAGAAACTTATTTAAGACAAAATTTCGATAAGAGTAATAACATCAATTACAGAGATGGTGATAAACAATCTACAAGATATTTTGATTTTGGATCTTCTGAATCTGAAACAGAGAAGCAAAAACAAGAAAAAATCATGTATAACTCTCCTAAACATAACGTAACAACTGATAGTTTAGGAAGAATGGTTAGAAAATACGATAAGTCAAACAAAAGAACTACTTTGATTAATGACGAAGTAAGAGTTTACAAAGGTGGATCTTGGAGAGATAGAGCGTATTGGTTGGATCCAGCGCAAAGAAGATACTTCCCGCAAGATATGGCTACTGATTATATTGGATTTAGATGTGCAATGTCTAGATTAGGAGCTAAATCTGATAAAAGAAAATCAGCAAGAAATTAA
- the murF gene encoding UDP-N-acetylmuramoyl-tripeptide--D-alanyl-D-alanine ligase: protein MDISHIHSLFLKCKSISIDTRKIESESLFVAIKGENFDANTFANEALQKGASYVIIDNDEYYIDQRTILVENSLIALQELAKFHRAYLKIPIIALTGSNGKTTTKELIHVVLSKKYKTKATKGNLNNHIGVPLTLLSFGSDTEIGIVEMGANHKKEIEFLCGLATPDFGYITNFGKAHLEGFGGVEGVIEGKSEMYNYLSEKDNLAFINLEDPIQVEKSKKLKSFTFGVNKADANVNITAVKANPFVSIEYNNLNISTHLIGLYNSNNINAALTIGKYFNVADLDIKDALESYIPENNRSQLLTRGTNEIILDAYNANPSSMAVAIANFIQLENPNKVMILGDMFELGEESDFEHKALISSLLKEETICYFIGAAFFANKMDKNNFFFYKTFDDFSNYLKENKMDNSIILIKGSRGMALERTLEFL from the coding sequence ATGGATATTTCACACATTCATAGTTTATTTTTAAAATGTAAATCAATTTCTATTGATACTCGGAAAATAGAATCAGAATCATTATTTGTTGCCATAAAAGGGGAAAATTTTGATGCGAATACTTTTGCTAATGAAGCACTGCAAAAAGGCGCTTCCTATGTTATAATTGACAATGATGAGTATTATATTGATCAAAGAACTATACTTGTTGAGAATAGTTTAATTGCTTTGCAGGAGTTGGCTAAATTCCATAGAGCGTATTTAAAAATACCGATAATTGCGTTAACGGGTAGTAATGGTAAAACAACAACTAAAGAGTTGATTCATGTTGTACTCTCCAAAAAATATAAAACAAAAGCAACGAAAGGGAATCTGAACAACCATATTGGAGTTCCATTGACCTTACTTTCGTTTGGTTCAGATACCGAAATCGGGATTGTAGAAATGGGTGCCAATCATAAAAAAGAAATCGAATTTCTATGTGGATTAGCTACACCTGATTTTGGATACATAACTAATTTTGGTAAAGCTCATTTAGAAGGTTTTGGTGGTGTTGAAGGAGTTATTGAAGGGAAAAGTGAAATGTATAATTACCTTTCGGAAAAGGACAACTTAGCTTTTATAAATTTAGAAGATCCAATACAAGTTGAAAAATCCAAGAAGTTAAAATCGTTTACATTTGGCGTAAATAAAGCCGATGCAAACGTAAATATTACTGCAGTGAAAGCAAATCCTTTTGTGAGTATCGAATATAATAATCTAAATATTTCAACCCATTTAATTGGCTTATATAACTCAAATAATATAAACGCAGCACTTACAATTGGTAAATATTTTAATGTAGCCGATTTAGATATTAAAGATGCTTTAGAGAGCTATATACCTGAAAATAATAGATCCCAGCTTTTGACAAGAGGAACAAACGAAATTATTTTAGATGCTTATAATGCAAACCCAAGTAGTATGGCGGTGGCAATAGCGAACTTTATTCAACTTGAAAACCCGAATAAAGTCATGATTTTAGGCGATATGTTTGAGTTAGGTGAAGAAAGTGATTTTGAGCATAAAGCATTAATCTCCTCTCTCCTAAAAGAAGAAACAATTTGTTACTTTATTGGGGCTGCTTTTTTTGCAAATAAAATGGACAAAAATAACTTCTTTTTTTATAAAACCTTTGACGATTTTTCTAATTATCTCAAAGAAAATAAAATGGATAATAGTATTATTTTGATAAAAGGCTCAAGGGGAATGGCATTAGAAAGAACCTTAGAGTTTCTTTAA
- the porV gene encoding type IX secretion system outer membrane channel protein PorV, protein MKKILLFIACLFIISSTKAQDRAITTGVPFLLVAADARAAGMADIGVATSPDAFSQQWNPAKYAFTTDKQGLSISYTPYLTDLVNDISLGQLTYYNKINERSAFAGSIRYFSLGQIELRDNALDPARIVKPSEFAIDMSYSLKLSPLFSMSVGGRYINSNLSITTEGQSNSSASSFAFDLSGFYQSEEIAYNDFNGRWRWGFNFQNLGPKINYDLTQSNNGSNFLPSNLKIGSGFDFIFDDYNKIAVNVEFNKLLVPTPQIPVPVDLNNDGDTSDALENGISQNNAAYNNIGWAPGIFKSFSDAPNGFSEEIKEVTYAIGAEYLYQDSFAMRMGYFHESPEKGARQFFSLGAGFKYTTIKVDVSYLFSASKVRNPLENTLRFSLTFNFGDKYDEY, encoded by the coding sequence ATGAAAAAAATACTGTTATTTATTGCGTGCCTTTTCATTATCTCATCAACAAAAGCGCAAGATAGAGCCATAACTACAGGTGTTCCTTTTTTATTAGTTGCCGCAGATGCTAGGGCAGCAGGTATGGCAGATATAGGTGTTGCAACTTCCCCAGATGCTTTTTCACAACAATGGAACCCAGCAAAATATGCCTTTACAACTGATAAGCAAGGATTATCCATTAGCTATACACCTTACTTAACAGACTTGGTTAACGATATTTCATTAGGACAGCTTACTTATTACAATAAAATAAATGAAAGAAGTGCTTTTGCCGGAAGTATACGTTATTTTAGTTTAGGACAAATTGAGCTTAGAGATAATGCTTTAGACCCAGCGCGAATAGTCAAACCTTCAGAATTTGCTATAGACATGTCTTACTCCTTAAAATTAAGCCCATTATTCTCAATGTCTGTAGGTGGAAGATATATTAATTCTAATTTAAGCATAACCACTGAAGGACAAAGCAATTCATCAGCATCATCATTCGCCTTTGATTTATCTGGTTTTTACCAATCCGAAGAAATAGCCTATAATGATTTTAATGGAAGATGGCGATGGGGATTTAATTTCCAAAATCTTGGTCCAAAAATAAATTACGATCTGACACAATCAAACAACGGCTCAAATTTTCTACCTTCAAATTTAAAAATCGGATCTGGATTTGATTTTATTTTTGACGATTACAATAAAATTGCTGTAAATGTTGAATTCAACAAATTATTAGTTCCTACACCACAAATTCCAGTTCCCGTAGATTTAAATAATGACGGAGATACTAGTGATGCATTAGAGAATGGAATCTCACAAAATAATGCAGCTTACAATAATATAGGATGGGCACCTGGTATTTTCAAATCTTTTAGCGACGCTCCAAATGGTTTTAGCGAAGAAATAAAAGAAGTAACCTATGCCATTGGCGCAGAATACTTATATCAGGATTCATTTGCAATGCGTATGGGCTATTTTCATGAAAGTCCAGAAAAAGGAGCAAGACAATTTTTCTCTCTTGGAGCAGGATTTAAATACACTACTATCAAAGTAGATGTTTCCTATTTATTTTCGGCATCCAAAGTAAGAAACCCTTTAGAAAACACACTTCGATTTTCGCTTACCTTTAATTTTGGCGACAAATACGATGAATATTAG
- the pdhA gene encoding pyruvate dehydrogenase (acetyl-transferring) E1 component subunit alpha, with protein sequence MKEVTKEVYLKWYEDMLLWRKFEDKLAALYIQQKVRGFLHLYNGQEAVLAGALHAMDLTKDKMITAYRNHVQPIGMGVDPRRVMAELLGKATGTSKGMGGSMHIFSKEHRFYGGHGIVGGQIPVGAGLAFADKYFETGGVTMTYFGDGAARQGSLHEAFNMAMLWKLPVVFIVENNGYAMGTSVERTANHTDIWKLGLGYEMPCGPVDGMNPVKVAEAMTEAIERARRGDGPTFLEMKTYRYRGHSMSDAQLYRSKDEVEEYKKIDPITQVLDVIKDQKYATEEEIEAIEQRVKDLVEECVKFAEESPYPDVQQLYDVVYAQENYPFLPHKL encoded by the coding sequence ATGAAAGAAGTTACAAAAGAGGTTTATTTAAAGTGGTATGAAGATATGCTACTTTGGAGAAAGTTTGAAGACAAACTTGCAGCATTATACATACAACAAAAAGTTAGAGGATTTCTACACTTATACAATGGTCAAGAAGCCGTATTAGCAGGTGCATTGCATGCTATGGATTTGACAAAAGACAAAATGATTACTGCTTATAGAAATCACGTTCAACCTATTGGCATGGGAGTTGATCCAAGACGTGTTATGGCAGAACTTTTAGGAAAAGCAACAGGAACATCAAAAGGAATGGGTGGTTCTATGCATATTTTTTCTAAAGAACACCGTTTTTATGGTGGGCACGGTATTGTAGGTGGACAAATTCCTGTAGGAGCTGGATTAGCTTTTGCAGACAAGTATTTTGAAACTGGTGGTGTTACTATGACTTATTTTGGTGATGGAGCAGCACGTCAAGGTTCTTTGCACGAAGCTTTCAATATGGCTATGTTATGGAAACTTCCAGTAGTTTTTATAGTTGAAAACAACGGGTATGCAATGGGAACTTCTGTAGAAAGAACTGCAAACCATACTGATATTTGGAAACTAGGTCTAGGATATGAAATGCCTTGCGGACCAGTTGACGGAATGAATCCTGTAAAAGTTGCCGAAGCTATGACCGAAGCTATTGAAAGAGCACGCCGTGGAGATGGACCAACATTTCTTGAAATGAAAACCTATCGTTACAGAGGACACTCTATGTCTGACGCTCAATTATACCGTTCAAAAGACGAGGTTGAGGAATACAAAAAAATAGATCCAATTACACAAGTTTTAGATGTGATTAAAGATCAAAAATACGCTACAGAAGAAGAAATTGAAGCTATAGAGCAAAGAGTAAAAGATTTAGTAGAAGAATGTGTAAAATTCGCTGAAGAATCTCCTTACCCAGACGTACAACAATTATACGACGTAGTATACGCACAAGAAAACTATCCATTTTTACCTCATAAACTATAA
- the cdd gene encoding cytidine deaminase, producing MKEISITTRFSVFDLLSDLPSEIQDLMEQAVIVRKNAYAPYSKFKVGTAILLDNGQIVLGSNQENAAFPSGLCAERVAIFQAGAIYPNAKILKMAITAASDNNKTSAPIPPCGSCRQSIAEYEIKQNTPIEIYFMGEIGAIYKSASLKNLLPFMFDKNFL from the coding sequence ATGAAAGAAATATCAATAACAACCCGATTTTCTGTATTCGACTTACTATCAGACTTACCGTCAGAAATACAAGATTTAATGGAACAAGCCGTTATAGTTAGAAAAAACGCCTATGCACCCTATTCAAAATTCAAAGTAGGAACCGCCATTTTATTAGATAACGGCCAAATTGTACTGGGATCAAACCAGGAAAACGCAGCATTCCCCTCTGGCCTTTGCGCAGAACGTGTCGCAATATTTCAAGCCGGAGCCATCTATCCAAATGCCAAAATCTTAAAAATGGCAATTACAGCAGCTTCTGACAATAATAAAACTAGCGCTCCAATTCCTCCTTGCGGTTCTTGCAGGCAATCTATAGCTGAATACGAAATTAAACAAAACACCCCTATAGAAATCTATTTTATGGGAGAAATAGGCGCTATTTACAAATCTGCATCCCTAAAAAACCTACTTCCCTTTATGTTTGACAAAAACTTCTTGTAA